Part of the Acaryochloris thomasi RCC1774 genome, ATCACCCTCAACCTCAAGGGCAGCGCCGGTCAAAGCTTCGGAGCCTTCAACCTTCCGGGCATGATTCTCAAGCTCACGGGCGAGGCCAATGACTATGTGGGCAAAGGTATGCACGGTGGTGAAATCGTGGTTCAACCGCCTACAGAATCACCCTTTGAAGCAGCAGACAACGTAATCATCGGCAACACCTGTCTGTATGGAGCCACCGGAGGCACCCTATTCGCTAACGGCAAAGCCGGAGAGCGATTTGCGGTGCGAAATTCTAAGGCCCAGGCCGTCATTGAAGGGGCAGGCGATCACTGCTGCGAGTATATGACGGGCGGCGTGATTGTGGTTCTGGGTGAGACGGGTCGCAATGTGGGTGCGGGCATGACGGGTGGATTGACCTACGTTTTGGATGAGGATGGGAGTTTCCCCACTAAGGTGAATCCTGAGATTGTTCAGTTGCAGCGGGTTGTGACTGAGGCGGGTGAGCAGCAGCTTCGCACCCTCATTCAAGCCCATGTAGAGCATACGGGGAGTGCCAAAGGAGCGGCTGTTTTGAGACAGTGGCCTGACTGCTTGCCTCAGTTTTGGCAAGTGGTGCCACCATCTGAAGCAGAGCGCCCAGAGGTTACAGCAGCGGAGAAGGTGTTGACGCCAACGGCGTAAGGCAGCTTTTGTACACAATGTGTACAATTGAAGTGGAACATTGCTAGTATTCCACATGACTGAAACTGCGACGATTACGGTTCGTCTGAATGCCTCCCTTAAGCAACAACTAGAGGCACTTGCTCAAAGCACCCAACGTAGTAAGTCATGGTTAGCGGCTAAAGCGATTGCTGCGTACCTTGAGCAGGAAGCTTGGCAGATCCAGCAAATTGAGGTGGCTGTTGAACAAGCGAATCAGCCTGATACTGAGTGGGTTGATCATAGCGATGTATCTGCTTGGCTAGAAACTTGGGGCACCGATGAAGAGAAATCTGCTCCATGCCCATAGTTTGGTTGCCTGCCGCAGTTCAAGACATTATTCACATTCGCACCTACATCTCTGATAACGATCCGGTATCGGCTCGCAATGTTGCACAGAGAATTGATCAATCGGTTAGCAATCTAGCTAAGATGCCCAATATGGGACGACCGGGACGTTTATTGGGAACTCGTGAACTCGTGGTTAGTGGCACACCCTATTTAGCCGTATATCGGGTTCAAAATAGTCGTGTTGAGATTCTGCGGGTTTTACATGGACGTCAGCCTTTTCCTGATAACGACACAATTTGAAGCTCCATGAATCTGATTGATCTTGAGACTGCAGTTAGCCATATCCATCAATCGTGTGCGGATGAGGAGATTAAGCCATTCTTCTTTGTTGTAGGTGCTGGAATTTCTTTGCCATCAATTCCTTTGGCAAGTCAAATTGTAGATGCTTGCAAGAATGTAGCTGCGAAGTGGAAGAGAGATGATGAGCCAGAATTACAGAATGCTAGCGATTCTTATTCACACTGGTTTCAGTTGGCTTACCCACAGCGGGTGCAGCGCCAGAAGTACCTACGTAATTTGATAGAGGACAAAGCGATTTCTGCTGCTAACCTGCGATTGGCACACTTGTTGCTAGATAAGCAGATTACCAATTTGGTCGTCACACCCAATTTTGATGATCTACTGGCTCGGTCGTTAAACCTCTTCGGCGCATCCTATGTCATTTGCGATCACCCACAAACGGCTGAGCGAATCGATCCAGAGCGCAATGATTTACAAATCGTTCATGTACATGGAACGTATCAATTTTATGATTGCTGCAACTTGGCTGGTGAAATTCAAGAGCGTTCGAAGAATCCTAGTGCAGACAGTTATACGATGCGAGCTTTACTCGACAATATCTTGCTGCGCCGTTCGCCACTTGTGATTGGCTACAGCGGCTGGGAAGGGGATGTGATTATGGCCGCATTGAAGCGTCGCTTGTCAAGAGGAGCATTGCCAAATAATCTCTACTGGTTCTGCTATCGACGAGAGCATATTGCTGCATTTCCTAATTGGTTAACTGATCATCCCAATGTCTGTTTTGTAGGGCCTGTAGAAAAGTCTCATGAGCATGTTCAGACTGAGGAGACTAATGAGCCACGGCCTACAGCCTTGACTTCGAGAACACCTAAAAAAGCGATAGAAGAATCCAATAAAAACCTTGTCTCAGGTACCTCAGTTGAGATTACACTATCGGCACAAGAAATACTTGACAGCTTGGTACGTTCGTTTGGGCTAGAAGCCCCCCTTTTAACGAGAGACCCCCTAAAATTTTTTGCTCAATACCTACGTAAATCACTACCCCAAGTTAGGGATCAAGATGATTTATATGCTATTGGCAGTGTCATAGATCGTGTTGGACGTGCAGCGGAACATGAACGTGAAATCATTGAAGGACAAGCGCAAATTGAGACTTTATTAGAGCCTTTTCGAGATGCACTACGCAGATCAAAGTACCGTGAGGCAGTCCAAATAATTTATAAGCTTGATACGAAAGTTCTTAATGACCGACAGCGCTGCGATTTAATTTCTAGTCTATGGGATGCAGCTTTAGCTCTAAATGATAGTCCTGATGATGTAATAGATGCTTGTGAACAGATTTTGCTGCTGGGGGAGATTTTGACACAGCCGATACCAAAATCAAGTGTCCATACAATTGCAAATGCTCTTTTCAAGAAAGCATATATTCTCCAGAAAATGGAGCGTTGGGAAGAGGCGATTATTGCTTGGGATCAGTTAATTATAAAATACTCTGAGTTTCCCGCAATTACCTTACAAGAAAAAGTAGCAACTGCGCTTCTAAAAAAGGGATGGATTTTCCATGAGTTAAAGCATCATGAAGAAGCGATCAAGATGTATAAACAGATTGTTGAGAAATACTCCGACTCTCCTGAAACAGTCTTACATGTACGGGTTGCAAATGCACTGTTATTTGAAGCACAAAGTCTCTATGAGTTGGAACGCTATGATGAAATATTGCCTGCTCTTGAACAGTCTATTGGGAAATACTCTGACTCGCCTGAAACAGATATACAAGAACAAGTCGCGCTGGCTATGCGCTGTAAGGGTTATCTCCTTATCGAGTTGGAGCGTCAGGCAGAGGCGATCACTGCCTTCGACGAAGCTATTAAGAAGTTCATTGAGTTTTCTGCAACTGAATTAAAAGAACAAGTTGCGGGAGCACTTGTCGAGAAAGGAAGTACGCTCTTCGAGTTGGAGTTTTTCGAGGAAGGAATAGCTGCCTATGATCAGGTTATTGAGAAATACTCTGATTCTGCTGAAAGTGCCTTACAAGAACAAGTTGCAAAGGCACTTATCTTCAAGGGTGCTTCCCTTGAAGCACTGGAGGAGCAAGAAGAAGCAACAGCAATTTACAATCAGGTTATCGAGAGGTTTTCGAATTCACCTGAACCAGCCTTAAAAGAACAGGTACGTCAGGCTCGCCTCAATACAGAGAAAATCTCAGAGTTATAAAGTCTGTTTGACTGATGAAACCTACAACGCTTGAAATGTCGAGTGTGTGGCAAGTTCAAGAACAGGGGGAGTAAATTTATATGATCGCCCTGCGCCACTATGCGTTAGGGAATTTCTTATTGTGATCTGTTAGGACCCAAAATGAGCATCGAGTTTGTTCAGTACACTCAGCCCCTTCTCAACTGACCCACATGCAGCCATCGCCCGGAACCGGGTTTCAGCATCAAATTCCGCCAATGCCTGAGTCGACAACTCCTCAATAAGCTTGTTGACGCTAATCTTACGATGGCTGGCAAGGGCTTTGAGACGTGAGTGCTTATCGTCAGGGATGCGTATCGTTAGCGTTGCCATATTAGCTACCTCTCAATATTTGGTCCGGCGTTAAGATTGCAAGCTGTGGGAATGTCAGTTGTGCGTTGCGGAAGTCACGAACATTGTTGGTAATAATCACTTCGGCATTTCCTGCGATCGCAAATTCAAGAACAAGGTTGTCGGAATACAGGAAAATCTATGGGTGCGATCGCACCTCTCATCCCTCCTACAGAAACACACCTGGATCAACCTTAAACTTCTCACCCAAAGCTCGGGCCATCGCCTTAGAAATCCCTCGCTTACCATTGAAAACCTCAGAAACAACCCCTCGACTGCCGATAACTCCTACAAAGTCAGCCTGTCTCAAGCTGTTGGTCTGGGCCAACTCCAGCAAAAAATCTAGAGGCTGAGCCTTCATCTCATCAGAAAAAGCATAGTGCTCCTCCTCAAAGCGCTCAATCAGTTGAGTCAGCAATTCCACCAAATCTTCCTCAGCCTGAGTCAAATCATCCCGATGAGCCAGTTCTGCAACAGTAGCCAAAGCATCCTCATTATCTTGCTCAGAGCGAATCGGAGTAGGACGATAATGCCCTAGCAAACACTCATAGGAGTTTCGGTCAATAGTAGGGGTCACGCTTCCAGTCATCCTTGTCATACTCCTTATGCGTGAGAACGTACTTGATAAAGATGCGTTGTCTCATGTAATCGATATCAACAATCAAACGGTACTGATTCCCTTTGATATTGAAAACAGTGAAGTTGCCAACAACATCAGCCGAACGAAAAGTCTCCCGGACCTCACTTAGATTTTGCCACCTTGCCTTCTTAGCCAGTCGGTACCAAACATCAAGCGCTTCTGCAGCAGATCGATGCCGATTTACGAACTCTAATAGTCGGCTTCGGCTAATTACCCTCATAGGCAAATGCTCTCTTTTTGAGAGCTACTTGTCAATCATAGCAAATCCGGCTTCATGAGCTGAGGCTAGCCAGCTAATAAGTCTCGACTGATCCATGTACAGCTATCACTCCGAACCGAGCTGCACAGTATCAAATTTTGTGTTCGCTTTAGTCGAAGGCTTTTTGAAGTCACCAAGGAGCTAGAGCATTCAGATCACCTCTAGGAGAATGCTTCAGTCAGCTTCGTCTACAATTGAGGCGCCGCTCTCTCTGTATGGGATTTGTAGGTTTTATCCCATGCCCGGATAGTGACTGATTGCTGTTTTTATTTGATTTGGCAAGATGTAAGAGTGACTGTAAGTAACGACGATAAGCCCCCATGAACTACAAGGACATCATTACAATTGAACCTGGGAAGCGTGGCGGCAAACCCTGCGTCCGTGGCTTACGAATTACAGTTTATGAAGTACTTGAGTACCTCGCGTCTGAAATGAGCGAAGCAGAAATTCTTGATGACTTTCCTGATCTAACACGAGCAGACTTAAAAGCTTGTATCGCTTACGCTGCTGATCGTGAGCGTCGGTTCATGACCGCTCCGCTATCGGCATGAAGCTGCTGTTTGATGAAAACTTATCACCTAGACTGCCAGACCGCTTGAGCGATCTTTTCCCAAATTCTCTACCTGTTCGAGACGTAGGTATGAAATCAACAACGGATTCAGTCGTTTGGGAACGCAAAAGAGAATGATTTTATGATTGCCTCAAAAGACGCGGATATGCACGACCTAAGCTTAGTCTCCGGGAATCCGTCAAAAGTTATTTGGCTCCGCCTCGGCTGAATGGATAATTTGAGCAAATCTTTCTCAGCCTCGGTTCATGTTTCCTGATCAGATAGTTCTGATGCGATCGCAAGTACTGTTTCAATATCCTGGCTGGTTGTCTATTCCTGATACGGGCTAACATATTAGCCAAGTAGAAGTAGGAACCCACATGGTTCAAACATCAGCGAAGCCAATCACATTAGATGCCTTCTTGGGCTTGCCGGAGACCAAACCAGCCAGTGAGTACATCGACGGCCACATTATTCAGAAGCCCATGCCGCAGGGAAAGCGCAGTAGACTGCAGGATAAATTTGTCAAGGTGATCAATTCGGCTGTTGAATCTGAACAGGTGGCCTGCGCCTTTCCAGAACTTCGCTGCACCTTTGATGGTGCCTCTATCGTGCCAGACATCGCCGTTTTTACTTGGTCACGCATTCCCACAGACGAGAATGGAGAAATTGCTAATGTGTTTCTCCTCGCGCCAGATTGGACCATTGAAATCCTGTCACCCGGCCAGCGTCCAACGAAAGTGACTAAAAATATTCTTCGCTGTCTCAGGAATGGAACTCAGATGGGATGGCTGATTGACCCTGAAGATAGAGCGGTCTTTGTCTATCAGCCTAGCCAGGAGATTGAAATCTTAGATGAGCCGGAGACAGTGTTACCGATGCCGAAGTTTCTAGAACAGCTAACCTACCGGGTTTCAGACTTGTTCGGACTACTGGTTTTGTAGGATATGCAAATCGTCTAAACAGGTTGCTGTAAGCAATTGAGCGAGGGTCACGATAGCCTGTCTCAGTCCATTGCAAGCAGGACAAACCGGGATCGCTCCAGAAGGGTTAGCAGCAATTCGCTCGATCTATATCGAACACAATCAAAGGTCATGATCAATCGACAAATGTATGTTCTTGCGGTGCAAGACTTGCAGTTATCATCTGACTATTATCGCGATGTCCTGGGATTCACAATTCGCGAAATTGGCGATGATGGCTGGCGAGTATTCGAGCGAGAAGGTTGCCAAATAATGGCGGGTCACTGCCCCAATTCAACACCCGCAGCCGAACTGGGCGATCACTCCTACTTCGCATATCTGATGGTTGATAACGCTGAAGTCTACTATCTTGAATTCAATGATAAAAACGTAGACGTAATCAAACATTTGAATGATGAGCCGTGGGGCATGCGTGAATTTGCCATCCGAACGATCGACGGCCACCGAATAATGATTGGCCAGGAGTTATAACAAGCAAACTCATAGAATGCCCCTGAGTCGGAGAAGTTCTCTCTTCCTCAGGGGCACCCGCAGTGGAGTAGAGGTAATCTAGAGACCGCCAGCCGCTCTCAGACCCAAAATCATGCCCACGCCGAGCAGATGACCAAAGCATGTAGTAGCCAAAAATTCAGGCCATCCAAATCCCTTGAGAATATCTGGAACAGGGGGTCCGGGTAGCTCTGGGCCTACGCCTTGGTTCTGGATTGCGTAGCGGCCAATTGCGATCGCAAGTAAATTGCACACTATCATCAGCACCCCAGTATTGAAAGTCCAGTGATACTCGGGGAAAGTTGTCAGCAATATAAGATTCATAAAAAAGGGTTCTCCTAAACAGCGAGATAACTGTAATCGGTAGAATAACTGTCAGGATTATAAAAATTGGCCTGCACCAAACCGACGTTTTGTTTGAAGAGTTAACATTCAGTCCATGACTCGACCCGCCGACATCCGCCACTGGCCCCCATCTCTACGGGTCAAAATCTGTGGGATTACCAAGATAGATCAAGGGGTTGCGATCGCACAGTTAGGGGCCCATGCCTTAGGATTCATCTGCGTCCCTCAATCGCCACGATTCATTACAGCAGACCAGATCTACAAGATCACCCATCAGCTCCCAGAGACATCGACAGAGGGTCTACCACTAGCCCGGATTGGCGTTTTTGCCGATGCAACAGCAGCCACCATCGAAGAGACCGTTGAGCGAGGCCAACTAACCGGCGTGCAGCTCCACGGCAGCGAATCTCTAACCCTTTGCCAGCAGCTGCGAGCAGCCCTACCCCAAGTGGAATTGATCAAAGCCTTCAGAATTAAGACCGCAGACACACTCAAGCAAACAGAACCATATCAACAAACAGTCGATAGCCTACTGTTAGACGCCTATACATCCCAAGCCCTCGGCGGCACTGGAGAAACCTGGGACTGGTCAATCGTAAGCGACTTTTCACCCCAGTGCCCTTGGTTTTTAGCCGGTGGACTTACACCCGACAACGTAGCGCAGGCGCTGAGTCAGACCCATCCTTCCGGAATTGACCTCTCCAGTGGCCTAGAGAAGTCCCCCGGAGATAAAGACTTATCACGGGTTGAACGATTGTTTAAGCAGCCTAGCCTACGCCATGATGGCTTCTAGCAATCTCGCAGAACCGCTCTAGATCACCACGAATATTGGCCTCCACCATCTGTCCCAAGAACAAATTATCCATCAGTGCCAAAATACCAGGGGCCTGATAGGCAATCGACATCTTAACGATGCAGCAGCCCTTTTCCTTACGGTCATAGAACCGGATGGCCCCGCGATTGGGCAACCCATCCACCGACTCCCACTGAATAATCTGCCCCGGAATTTTCTTAAACGTGCGCGCCTGCCAAGCAAACTCAAAAGTACCGCTCGCCAGCTTCCAGCGAGAGATTTCAGGATCTACATCAGAGAGAGTCACCGACTCGATCCAGTTCATCCACTGGGGCATCTTCTCAATATCAGCCCACAGAGCCCAGGCCGCCTCCGCAGAGATAGGAGCCTCCACCTGTTCACTATGCTCTAACCAATCTGACATGGCGTCGCCTCAGCCTGAATCTGTGACACATTTTCCAAAATAGCCTGAGCCGCCTGATGACCAGACAGCGTCGCTCCTTCCATACTGTCGATGTAGTCTTGCTTTGTGTAGCTACCCGCTAGAAAGAAATTGGGGATAGGTGTTTTCTGGTCAGGGCGATAGGGGTCCATCCCTGGCGCTTCACGGTAGAGCGACTGAGCCAGCTTCACAACGCTGTACCAAGTCATATTCAGCTCGCGCGCCGAGGGGAACAGCTCCTGCACTTGCTTGAGAACGTGGTGAGCAATTTCTTCATTGCTCTGTTTAATAAACGGGTCACCCGGAGTCAAAACCAGCTGCATCAGCGAGCCTTCCCCTTCTTTGTAGTAATCTTTAGGGCTAGTGAGGGCCAAGTCAGCAAAACAAGAGAAATCTGCATCTGCGGTGTACAGCAGATTGTCTAGCCCCGCCGCCCGACTCAACTGCTTGCGAGCCTCCGGGTCTTGGAGTTCCGTTACCCAGCCGTCAAATCGTAGCTGCACCGTGGCAACTGGCACTGCATCCAGCTTGAAAATATTATCGAATTCAGGCCATCGTCGCCAGTCCTCTGGCAATAGCTTCTGCACCCCTGGTACATCACAGGCACAAACATAAGCATCGGCCTTAACCTCTTCTTCCCCCTCAGCAGTCGCGACTCGCAGCCCCGTCACCCTCGTCTGCTCGCGATCATCGAACAAAATCTCTAGGGTACGGCGGCGGGTGTAAATTTTACCCCCTCGGCTTTCGAGGTAATCGACAATCGGCTTGTGCAGACGCTCATGGGGCGAGCCCGACAGCATTCGCAGGACCGATGCCTCAGTGCGTGCCGCAAACAGCTGAAAAATCGTCAGCATGCAGCGAGCTGACATATTTTCACAGTCAATAAATCCCAAGGCGTAGGCAATCGGGTTCCACATGCGCTTAATGCTGCCGTTGCTGCCGCCATGACTGCGAAACCAATCGGCAAAGCTAACGCGATCGAGTGCCCGAATCGTCTTCATTGCACCATCAAAATCGACTAGACCTCTGACAACAGGACTAGTACCGAGTGCAAGCGCGTTCTGAGCTTTGTCTCGCAGCGAGAGCTGAGACGTGGTAAAAAATGCTTTCAGGCCATTAAACGGGGCACCCGTAATAAAGCGGAAATCCAAAGCGCCCAGCTTCCCACCTTCATTAACAAAGGTATGGGTATGCTCCTTGAGCAGCAGCTCATCCAAGGCACCTACCTTCGCCATCAGAGCAAACAGATTGTAATAGCAGCCAAAGAAAACGTGCAGTCCCATCTCGATATGATTACCGTCTTTATCGAGCCAGCTGCTGACTTTGCCACCCACAAAAGGACGGGCTTCAAAAATTTCGACATCGTGCCCCGCATCCACCAAATCTATGGCGGTGACCATCCCGGCTAGACCTGCGCCCACGATCGCAATTCGCATACTCTATGTCTCTATCATTTTTCTTTACATATTGTAATAGCCCAGGGCGTAGCGCTGACAACTTTTGCCCCAGCCTCGTGACTAAGATCCTAGGACAAAATCTGGGGCATCAGCTGCAGAGTGCCAAGATCGAAGTCTTTTGTAGAGAGAAAGCGCACCTCGAACAACGCTACCAAATCATTGAGAGTGGGTTGGCCCCGAGATTTGCCGGTACCTCCTTGAGCAATAACGAACCCACACCAGCCCTTCGTTTTTTTACAGCGCTGGTTCCATTTCCGTTTCGCGCGCTGATGCACTGGATCCCCGTTGGAATATTCGCCGAATAGCTGCAGTTGCTGGTCTGCCGTTTTGATAAGGCCTAGATCAAAGCCTTGATTGTCGAAGGGACTTTCACCGGGGTTAAAACCCAGTCCAGCAATCCCGCCGCCCGCTTTGAGGGTCTTAATCATTGCTTTTGCTTTGGGGCGAGAGGTCTGCACCATCATCATAGGCAGACCATCCCCTGCCACCGTTACCTTACCTGGCTGGTAGTGCAGCGCAGACAGTCGCAGAATTTCAACAATCTCCCAGGGGATCATCCCTAGACTGAAGAACGCTTTTTCAGGAATCAAGTCCTGACGCAAGATGGGACTCTCAGAGAGGGAGTCAGTTATCTCTTCAGCGCTAAATCCTGAGGCCCACAGTTCTGAGGCTAACTGCGGTCGCGTTTTCACCCGCACAGAATAGGAGATGGATTCAGCACCGTCTATCTGTGGACTACGAATTTTATAGCGACCGCTGACCTCAGGGAATTGATCGGGTTCTAGCTTGTGACCATGACGCTGCCAGAATCGATGGAAGGCGTCCAAGGCCACGGTCAAAGAGAGGACTTCTTCTTCATCTAAGAACGCTCGCATCCCTTCCAGAGGATGAATACTGCCAAAGATAGGTTCAAATCCGTCTTGCTCTAGGTTGCCGGTCAAGGTTTCAGACGAACTAGCATCCTCCACATCAAAATTGAGAAACAGGCAGTCTTGGTGTAGAAAGATAGCCTCAATCTCATCGGGGGAAACGGCGGTCATCATCTGTTGCCGAAACTGGCGGAGTGATGCCTCTGTCCGATAAAACAACAGACCATACTCAGCCTCTAACAGCCCCATGATTGAGACATACAGCGTTCTCAGATCGCCATGATCAAGCGAGATCTCCAGTATTTGGTGATCAGCCAGTTGCGTCCACGGCGCATCGCTCCAAACAGTAGCAGCAGCCCGCAGCAGCGGTTCACCATAGGAGGACGGCAGTGGCGGTGGCGCCACGGACATCATGGTCTGCAGTTCCTGACAAATATCATCGATCAGAGGCAGCTTCGGCGCATAGTTCACCTGGATATTGAGATCCTGTAAGGCTCCGCGCAGATAGAATTGAATTTCGCGATCGCAAACCAACACCGCGCAGGGGCGAGCCGGTTGAGCCGGTCCTTGGGGAGATTCCATCGCCATGATTAGGGTTCGCACCAGCGCCTCCAAACCATTCGCTGCCGGAACCAGGTCCATGGCGCGGACAACATGGGTCGGATCAGCCCAAACAACCCAGTCACTCGTTCCTAACTCACCAGCACCCAGTAAACTCCCTGGCAACGGACGCCGATCTCCCTCCCAAACATCCGTTGTTTGCTGTAGCTTATTGAGGCGACGCACAGTGGCGGGGTTTAAAACAGTCATAGACGCAGTATTAGAGTTCAGACAGGCTCCTCTAACAATGTCGAACCAAACGGGGGAGCTGTCCCCATACTCAATAAATCTTTGAGCATGGAGTTTACGGTTGCCAGAGGCCCTAAGCCTGCTTTCCGTCGATATAGCGATATTTGATAGATTAGGTGGGTATCATAGAGATTAGTGCCAGTCGTAGCAAAGCAAGGCGAAGTAGCGTGGTAGACGTCAATGAGCAAAAAATACTCCAGCTTGCAAAACAAGGAAACCTGCAAGCAGT contains:
- a CDS encoding helix-turn-helix domain-containing protein — protein: MTGSVTPTIDRNSYECLLGHYRPTPIRSEQDNEDALATVAELAHRDDLTQAEEDLVELLTQLIERFEEEHYAFSDEMKAQPLDFLLELAQTNSLRQADFVGVIGSRGVVSEVFNGKRGISKAMARALGEKFKVDPGVFL
- a CDS encoding type II toxin-antitoxin system HigB family toxin, coding for MRVISRSRLLEFVNRHRSAAEALDVWYRLAKKARWQNLSEVRETFRSADVVGNFTVFNIKGNQYRLIVDIDYMRQRIFIKYVLTHKEYDKDDWKRDPYY
- the psaK gene encoding photosystem I reaction center subunit PsaK; its protein translation is MNLILLTTFPEYHWTFNTGVLMIVCNLLAIAIGRYAIQNQGVGPELPGPPVPDILKGFGWPEFLATTCFGHLLGVGMILGLRAAGGL
- a CDS encoding toxin-antitoxin system HicB family antitoxin codes for the protein MATLTIRIPDDKHSRLKALASHRKISVNKLIEELSTQALAEFDAETRFRAMAACGSVEKGLSVLNKLDAHFGS
- a CDS encoding VOC family protein; this encodes MINRQMYVLAVQDLQLSSDYYRDVLGFTIREIGDDGWRVFEREGCQIMAGHCPNSTPAAELGDHSYFAYLMVDNAEVYYLEFNDKNVDVIKHLNDEPWGMREFAIRTIDGHRIMIGQEL
- a CDS encoding phosphoribosylanthranilate isomerase yields the protein MTRPADIRHWPPSLRVKICGITKIDQGVAIAQLGAHALGFICVPQSPRFITADQIYKITHQLPETSTEGLPLARIGVFADATAATIEETVERGQLTGVQLHGSESLTLCQQLRAALPQVELIKAFRIKTADTLKQTEPYQQTVDSLLLDAYTSQALGGTGETWDWSIVSDFSPQCPWFLAGGLTPDNVAQALSQTHPSGIDLSSGLEKSPGDKDLSRVERLFKQPSLRHDGF
- the zds gene encoding 9,9'-di-cis-zeta-carotene desaturase encodes the protein MRIAIVGAGLAGMVTAIDLVDAGHDVEIFEARPFVGGKVSSWLDKDGNHIEMGLHVFFGCYYNLFALMAKVGALDELLLKEHTHTFVNEGGKLGALDFRFITGAPFNGLKAFFTTSQLSLRDKAQNALALGTSPVVRGLVDFDGAMKTIRALDRVSFADWFRSHGGSNGSIKRMWNPIAYALGFIDCENMSARCMLTIFQLFAARTEASVLRMLSGSPHERLHKPIVDYLESRGGKIYTRRRTLEILFDDREQTRVTGLRVATAEGEEEVKADAYVCACDVPGVQKLLPEDWRRWPEFDNIFKLDAVPVATVQLRFDGWVTELQDPEARKQLSRAAGLDNLLYTADADFSCFADLALTSPKDYYKEGEGSLMQLVLTPGDPFIKQSNEEIAHHVLKQVQELFPSARELNMTWYSVVKLAQSLYREAPGMDPYRPDQKTPIPNFFLAGSYTKQDYIDSMEGATLSGHQAAQAILENVSQIQAEATPCQIG
- a CDS encoding SRPBCC family protein, whose product is MSDWLEHSEQVEAPISAEAAWALWADIEKMPQWMNWIESVTLSDVDPEISRWKLASGTFEFAWQARTFKKIPGQIIQWESVDGLPNRGAIRFYDRKEKGCCIVKMSIAYQAPGILALMDNLFLGQMVEANIRGDLERFCEIARSHHGVG
- a CDS encoding CopG family ribbon-helix-helix protein encodes the protein MTETATITVRLNASLKQQLEALAQSTQRSKSWLAAKAIAAYLEQEAWQIQQIEVAVEQANQPDTEWVDHSDVSAWLETWGTDEEKSAPCP
- a CDS encoding DUF433 domain-containing protein; the protein is MNYKDIITIEPGKRGGKPCVRGLRITVYEVLEYLASEMSEAEILDDFPDLTRADLKACIAYAADRERRFMTAPLSA
- a CDS encoding Uma2 family endonuclease, whose amino-acid sequence is MVQTSAKPITLDAFLGLPETKPASEYIDGHIIQKPMPQGKRSRLQDKFVKVINSAVESEQVACAFPELRCTFDGASIVPDIAVFTWSRIPTDENGEIANVFLLAPDWTIEILSPGQRPTKVTKNILRCLRNGTQMGWLIDPEDRAVFVYQPSQEIEILDEPETVLPMPKFLEQLTYRVSDLFGLLVL
- a CDS encoding tetratricopeptide repeat protein yields the protein MNLIDLETAVSHIHQSCADEEIKPFFFVVGAGISLPSIPLASQIVDACKNVAAKWKRDDEPELQNASDSYSHWFQLAYPQRVQRQKYLRNLIEDKAISAANLRLAHLLLDKQITNLVVTPNFDDLLARSLNLFGASYVICDHPQTAERIDPERNDLQIVHVHGTYQFYDCCNLAGEIQERSKNPSADSYTMRALLDNILLRRSPLVIGYSGWEGDVIMAALKRRLSRGALPNNLYWFCYRREHIAAFPNWLTDHPNVCFVGPVEKSHEHVQTEETNEPRPTALTSRTPKKAIEESNKNLVSGTSVEITLSAQEILDSLVRSFGLEAPLLTRDPLKFFAQYLRKSLPQVRDQDDLYAIGSVIDRVGRAAEHEREIIEGQAQIETLLEPFRDALRRSKYREAVQIIYKLDTKVLNDRQRCDLISSLWDAALALNDSPDDVIDACEQILLLGEILTQPIPKSSVHTIANALFKKAYILQKMERWEEAIIAWDQLIIKYSEFPAITLQEKVATALLKKGWIFHELKHHEEAIKMYKQIVEKYSDSPETVLHVRVANALLFEAQSLYELERYDEILPALEQSIGKYSDSPETDIQEQVALAMRCKGYLLIELERQAEAITAFDEAIKKFIEFSATELKEQVAGALVEKGSTLFELEFFEEGIAAYDQVIEKYSDSAESALQEQVAKALIFKGASLEALEEQEEATAIYNQVIERFSNSPEPALKEQVRQARLNTEKISEL
- a CDS encoding DUF6930 domain-containing protein, which produces MTVLNPATVRRLNKLQQTTDVWEGDRRPLPGSLLGAGELGTSDWVVWADPTHVVRAMDLVPAANGLEALVRTLIMAMESPQGPAQPARPCAVLVCDREIQFYLRGALQDLNIQVNYAPKLPLIDDICQELQTMMSVAPPPLPSSYGEPLLRAAATVWSDAPWTQLADHQILEISLDHGDLRTLYVSIMGLLEAEYGLLFYRTEASLRQFRQQMMTAVSPDEIEAIFLHQDCLFLNFDVEDASSSETLTGNLEQDGFEPIFGSIHPLEGMRAFLDEEEVLSLTVALDAFHRFWQRHGHKLEPDQFPEVSGRYKIRSPQIDGAESISYSVRVKTRPQLASELWASGFSAEEITDSLSESPILRQDLIPEKAFFSLGMIPWEIVEILRLSALHYQPGKVTVAGDGLPMMMVQTSRPKAKAMIKTLKAGGGIAGLGFNPGESPFDNQGFDLGLIKTADQQLQLFGEYSNGDPVHQRAKRKWNQRCKKTKGWCGFVIAQGGTGKSRGQPTLNDLVALFEVRFLSTKDFDLGTLQLMPQILS
- a CDS encoding type II toxin-antitoxin system RelE/ParE family toxin; the protein is MPIVWLPAAVQDIIHIRTYISDNDPVSARNVAQRIDQSVSNLAKMPNMGRPGRLLGTRELVVSGTPYLAVYRVQNSRVEILRVLHGRQPFPDNDTI